In Haloplanus rubicundus, one DNA window encodes the following:
- the csg gene encoding HVO_2072 family ArtA-dependent S-layer glycoprotein, with translation MTDYNQKIRAVILAALMVFSVFAGTVALSGTAAAAVSNVTGDSASTQNVEIGQNSVTQDVVFTVDVDGNDQLQNVSIDVSSATSTGSSISGIDTTNITITGGDTGQVNIDSVTDNTGAGTPHIDIGLEDTDTTSGTDTVTITATLTHDTTSISSESSQTYPIDSGASPGGATSDTVSYDFEDTTDPSVVINSVEPTSVGQYGSVTVDYNLTDAGTGVDTGSANTFLEVEDSNTDTITNNSLSTGTNQVATFDLSNLAGGEAEPGTLTVTLSADDSDTVTTVESNTTTNTSASVSSLGSGNRAGADDGTGTFDTQDGTGYVFDGATVFQGESDIFLGGSISDGVTKTAGDAEGVPLETPNVPQDQPTGSYTTTGTSGNPGVTVQTPRVTTLDVLNSNLNDIAGGSVAEGTSPTNSQDGTNAGNLTVVGAWNYQNAENLELTVEDDSGLDVTGDVIDDNVQESNDAVRTGGETDQSFTNPEGASRGGDAAVNEVLYPIDLANTGTGTYTIILAGTDDLDFGQASQSTTITVTGDDDANIELDSDNVVRGEDVRFEIQGSDAGDSHVVIIEADDFRDGVSPENAARIFRQVGDTSEVGVVTDSPGDAAKYNRSTVDDTGINGDMQYAYANITIDDDTGVGVGQIETQYLDETDVEMTLYNGTTEVPFELGSTTDTEGEDDEQTLEVEEGDLSIESPGNAYVVGSEVEVNGTASEGIDDVAFFARRNDDYEIVEIDGSNTLTVDADGTFEEEDVVLSEGEGTGNDILSLPGTYRFGVVDVGGLSGSPDTDDDYDLSPSEFNTNTSTQQSLRVTDTELSATVKTVGGQVSTTDSTVNISGSAFGASNVDVLFVGDRGGTHTADISVDDDNTFDEDDVSISGLEDGQRVSVHILIPGRDGEYGTTGESDIDGYLDTKNFGSSTGAQIRANVVADTIEETGSDDRMVTANFRYADAQTQIQTVYPEGMEASGVNPVGVDDTMVVEGATNLRPDDNSITVELLTSDGDSVALATTDEWSYDGTWSTSLELEDVQTGTYDLEADDGENTDLVQVEIVQSVQTATPEPTETPEPTPTDTPEPTPEPTPEPTPEPTPEPTDTATATPTPTEGGGPGFGALVAVIALIAAALLAVRRDN, from the coding sequence ACACCGGCCAGGTAAACATCGACTCCGTTACCGACAATACGGGCGCTGGGACGCCCCACATCGATATCGGGCTCGAAGACACCGACACTACATCCGGGACTGACACCGTCACCATCACGGCCACGTTGACCCACGACACGACTAGTATTAGCAGCGAGTCGTCGCAAACGTACCCCATCGACAGCGGTGCGAGTCCGGGTGGGGCGACAAGTGACACGGTCAGCTACGACTTCGAAGACACCACCGATCCGTCCGTCGTCATCAACAGCGTCGAGCCGACCTCCGTCGGACAGTACGGCTCGGTGACGGTCGACTACAACCTGACCGACGCCGGGACTGGCGTCGACACCGGGAGCGCGAACACGTTCCTGGAGGTCGAGGACAGTAACACCGACACGATCACGAACAACAGCCTGAGCACCGGCACCAACCAGGTGGCCACGTTCGACCTCTCGAACCTCGCCGGCGGTGAGGCCGAACCCGGAACCCTCACCGTGACGCTATCCGCCGACGACAGCGACACCGTGACGACTGTCGAATCCAACACGACCACCAACACCAGCGCGTCGGTGTCGTCGCTCGGCTCCGGCAACCGCGCCGGTGCCGACGACGGGACCGGCACGTTCGACACCCAGGACGGGACGGGCTACGTCTTCGACGGCGCGACCGTCTTCCAGGGCGAGTCCGACATCTTCCTGGGCGGCTCCATCTCCGACGGCGTGACGAAGACGGCCGGCGACGCCGAGGGCGTCCCCCTCGAAACGCCGAACGTCCCCCAGGACCAGCCGACCGGGTCCTACACGACCACCGGTACCTCCGGCAATCCGGGCGTGACCGTCCAGACGCCGCGTGTGACCACGCTGGACGTGCTCAACAGCAACCTCAACGACATCGCGGGCGGTTCGGTCGCTGAGGGTACGAGCCCGACCAACAGTCAGGACGGCACGAACGCCGGTAACCTGACCGTCGTCGGCGCCTGGAACTACCAGAACGCCGAGAACCTCGAACTGACCGTCGAGGACGACTCCGGTCTCGACGTGACCGGTGACGTCATCGACGACAACGTGCAGGAATCCAACGACGCCGTGCGCACCGGTGGCGAGACGGATCAGAGCTTCACGAACCCCGAAGGCGCCAGCCGCGGTGGCGACGCAGCGGTCAACGAAGTGCTGTACCCGATCGACCTCGCGAACACGGGCACGGGCACGTACACGATCATCCTGGCCGGCACTGACGACCTCGACTTCGGTCAGGCCAGCCAGTCGACGACCATCACGGTGACCGGTGACGACGACGCGAACATCGAACTGGACTCGGACAACGTCGTCCGCGGTGAGGACGTCCGCTTCGAGATCCAGGGTTCGGACGCCGGTGACAGCCACGTGGTCATCATCGAGGCCGACGACTTCCGTGACGGCGTCTCCCCCGAGAACGCCGCGCGGATCTTCCGGCAGGTCGGCGACACCAGCGAAGTCGGTGTCGTGACCGACTCGCCCGGCGATGCCGCCAAGTACAACCGGTCGACGGTTGACGACACTGGCATCAACGGCGACATGCAGTACGCCTACGCCAACATCACGATCGACGACGACACGGGTGTCGGCGTCGGTCAGATCGAGACGCAGTACCTCGACGAGACGGACGTCGAGATGACGCTCTACAACGGGACGACTGAAGTGCCGTTCGAGCTCGGTAGCACGACCGACACCGAAGGCGAGGACGACGAGCAGACGCTGGAAGTCGAGGAAGGCGACCTCTCGATCGAATCGCCCGGTAACGCGTACGTTGTCGGCAGCGAAGTCGAGGTCAACGGCACGGCCTCGGAAGGCATCGACGACGTTGCCTTCTTCGCCCGCCGTAACGACGACTACGAGATCGTCGAAATCGACGGCTCCAACACGCTGACCGTCGACGCCGACGGCACGTTCGAAGAGGAAGACGTCGTCCTCAGCGAAGGGGAAGGCACCGGGAACGACATCCTGTCGCTCCCCGGCACCTACCGCTTCGGTGTGGTTGACGTCGGCGGCCTCTCGGGCTCGCCCGACACCGACGACGACTACGACCTGTCGCCCTCGGAGTTCAACACGAACACGAGCACCCAGCAGTCGCTGCGGGTGACCGACACGGAACTGTCGGCGACGGTCAAGACCGTCGGCGGTCAGGTCTCGACCACCGACTCGACCGTGAACATCTCGGGTAGTGCGTTCGGCGCCTCGAACGTCGACGTCCTGTTCGTCGGCGACCGTGGTGGCACGCACACCGCGGACATCTCGGTCGACGACGACAACACGTTCGACGAGGACGACGTGTCCATCAGCGGTCTCGAGGATGGCCAGCGCGTCAGCGTCCACATCCTGATCCCCGGTCGTGACGGCGAATACGGCACGACCGGCGAGTCCGACATCGACGGCTACCTCGATACGAAGAACTTCGGCAGCTCGACGGGTGCGCAGATCCGCGCGAACGTCGTTGCCGACACGATCGAGGAGACTGGAAGTGACGACCGCATGGTCACGGCGAACTTCCGCTACGCCGACGCGCAGACGCAGATTCAGACGGTCTACCCCGAAGGCATGGAAGCCTCCGGTGTCAACCCGGTTGGTGTCGACGACACGATGGTCGTTGAAGGTGCGACCAACCTGCGTCCGGACGACAACTCGATCACCGTCGAACTGCTGACGAGCGATGGTGACTCGGTCGCCCTCGCGACCACCGACGAGTGGTCCTACGACGGCACGTGGTCGACGAGCCTCGAGCTGGAAGACGTCCAGACGGGCACGTACGACCTCGAAGCCGACGACGGTGAGAACACGGACCTCGTTCAGGTAGAGATCGTCCAGAGCGTCCAGACGGCAACGCCGGAACCGACGGAGACGCCGGAGCCGACGCCGACTGACACGCCGGAACCGACGCCGGAACCGACGCCGGAACCGACGCCGGAACCGACGCCGGAACCGACGGACACGGCAACGGCCACGCCGACGCCCACTGAGGGTGGCGGTCCTGGCTTCGGTGCCCTCGTCGCCGTCATCGCGCTCATCGCGGCTGCGCTGCTGGCCGTCCGGCGCGACAACTAA
- a CDS encoding ABC transporter ATP-binding protein, with the protein MSTTDSDADGSSRELLNATNVKKHFPLDEGLFDRLFGDSQVVRAVDGVDLTVHAGETVGIVGESGSGKSTLGRTVSRLYEPTDGSITFDGEHIETHSGRELRPIRRRVQYVFQDPMSALNPRKTVGESVARPLTVHDIADGAAKWDRVADLFEEVGLARSQLDSYPHELSGGQRQRVGLCRALVTEPDLVVFDEPVSALDVTLQAQILNLIDRLQRAFDLSYLLISHDLNVVRQVCDRIAVMYAGEIVERGTVADIFGNPQHPYTRALLDAIPQVGGGRRSGRTSLGGEPPSATTPPSGCRFHPRCPEFIDGSCSGRKPALQAVEGDAGHEAACHWLDRSEAERVTHTPPSRAEREVIQESSGD; encoded by the coding sequence ATGAGCACGACCGACTCCGACGCCGACGGATCGTCCCGTGAGCTCCTGAACGCGACGAACGTGAAGAAACACTTCCCCCTCGACGAGGGGCTGTTCGACCGCCTGTTCGGGGACAGCCAGGTCGTCCGCGCCGTCGACGGCGTCGACCTGACCGTCCACGCGGGCGAGACGGTCGGCATCGTCGGCGAGTCCGGATCGGGCAAGAGCACGCTCGGCCGGACGGTGTCGCGGCTGTACGAACCCACCGACGGCAGCATCACGTTCGACGGCGAGCACATCGAGACCCACTCCGGGCGGGAACTCCGCCCGATCAGGCGCCGGGTCCAGTACGTCTTCCAGGACCCGATGTCGGCGCTCAACCCGCGCAAGACGGTCGGCGAGAGCGTCGCCCGCCCGCTCACGGTCCACGACATCGCCGACGGGGCGGCGAAGTGGGACCGGGTCGCCGACCTGTTCGAGGAGGTGGGGCTCGCGCGCTCACAGCTCGATTCCTACCCCCACGAGCTCTCCGGCGGGCAGCGCCAGCGGGTCGGCCTCTGTCGGGCGCTGGTGACCGAACCCGACCTCGTCGTCTTCGACGAACCCGTCTCCGCGCTCGACGTGACCCTGCAGGCCCAGATCCTGAATCTCATCGACCGCCTGCAGCGGGCGTTCGACCTCTCGTACCTGCTGATCTCGCACGACCTGAACGTCGTCCGGCAGGTGTGTGACCGCATCGCGGTGATGTACGCCGGCGAAATCGTCGAACGTGGGACGGTGGCGGACATCTTCGGGAACCCCCAGCACCCGTACACGCGGGCGTTGCTCGACGCCATCCCGCAGGTCGGGGGTGGCCGACGGAGCGGTCGAACGTCGCTCGGCGGCGAACCGCCGAGCGCGACGACCCCACCCAGCGGCTGTCGGTTCCACCCCCGGTGTCCGGAGTTCATCGACGGCTCCTGTTCCGGGCGGAAACCGGCGCTCCAAGCGGTCGAGGGCGACGCCGGTCACGAGGCTGCCTGCCACTGGCTCGACCGGAGCGAGGCCGAGCGGGTGACCCACACGCCGCCGTCGCGAGCCGAACGCGAGGTCATTCAGGAGTCGAGCGGGGACTAG
- a CDS encoding ABC transporter ATP-binding protein, translating to MSLLAIEDLAVTFPVEDGPDVPAVDGVDLQVETGEIHGLVGESGSGKSVTARSIMRLLDGAEVSADRFDYRGEDLYAKSEAEMRRIRGDDIAMVFQDALSALNPVMTVGEQIAEVVRHHGDVDESAGLLSELRRKYVTGTSKSAPSWRRAVDLLETVGIADPEDVATSYPHQLSGGQRQRVMIASALGGDPSLIVADEPTTALDVTVEAGILDELQRLCDEFDVAILLITHDLGVVAETCDRVTVMYSGSVMERGTTDGLFENPAHPYTKGLLRSIPEGAPSEDGQLATIPGSAPEPTERPAGCPFRDRCPAAFDACSDPLPEHVVDGGEAHVARCHLYTEGDDLGEVTWETDAAANGEATGTADRTPATEVTDG from the coding sequence GTGAGCCTCCTCGCCATCGAGGACCTCGCGGTCACCTTCCCCGTCGAGGACGGGCCGGACGTGCCCGCCGTCGACGGTGTCGACCTCCAAGTCGAGACGGGGGAGATCCACGGCCTCGTCGGCGAGTCCGGATCGGGCAAGAGCGTCACCGCCCGCTCGATCATGCGGTTGCTCGACGGCGCCGAGGTGTCCGCGGATCGCTTCGACTACCGCGGCGAGGACCTCTACGCCAAGTCGGAGGCGGAGATGCGACGAATCCGTGGCGACGACATCGCCATGGTGTTTCAGGACGCCCTGTCGGCGCTCAACCCCGTGATGACCGTCGGCGAACAGATCGCCGAGGTGGTGAGACACCACGGCGACGTCGACGAATCGGCCGGCCTCCTGAGCGAACTCCGGCGCAAGTACGTCACGGGGACGAGCAAGTCGGCCCCGTCGTGGCGCCGCGCCGTCGACCTGTTGGAGACGGTGGGCATCGCCGATCCGGAGGACGTCGCCACGTCCTACCCCCACCAGCTCTCCGGCGGCCAGCGCCAGCGGGTGATGATCGCCTCGGCGCTGGGTGGCGACCCCTCGCTCATCGTCGCCGACGAACCCACCACCGCGCTCGACGTGACCGTCGAGGCCGGCATCCTCGACGAACTCCAGCGCCTCTGTGACGAGTTCGACGTGGCGATCCTGCTGATCACCCACGACCTCGGCGTCGTCGCCGAGACCTGTGACCGCGTGACCGTCATGTACTCCGGGTCGGTGATGGAACGCGGGACGACCGACGGGTTGTTCGAGAACCCCGCGCACCCGTACACCAAGGGCTTGCTCCGGAGCATCCCCGAGGGGGCGCCGTCCGAGGACGGCCAGTTAGCGACGATTCCGGGGTCGGCACCGGAGCCGACCGAGCGACCCGCCGGCTGTCCGTTCCGCGACCGTTGTCCCGCGGCGTTCGACGCCTGTTCCGACCCGCTTCCCGAACACGTCGTCGACGGCGGCGAGGCCCACGTCGCCCGCTGTCACCTCTACACCGAGGGCGACGACCTCGGCGAGGTGACGTGGGAGACGGACGCGGCGGCGAACGGTGAAGCGACCGGCACGGCCGACCGAACCCCCGCGACCGAGGTGACCGACGGATGA
- a CDS encoding ABC transporter permease, whose protein sequence is MSTDYGDADTFLGVRLDRFDRLRETVAGDYKATFGLTTVVLFVLAAVFAPELAPYDPMAQEYAIMQAPSLSTAHPLGTDSFGRDLLSRMMYGARISLGVSLGAVTIGAVVGVSLGVVAGYFGGWVDDALMRFVDVLWAFPWLLVAIMLVAVFGQGVWNVVAAIAFAYIDDFARLARGEVLSIREEEYVLAAKNVGLGDLQIMTEEVLPNAVAPLIVQFTVLVARAMLAESTLSFLGIGVKPTTPTWGALLGQGRSLIGQAWWISIIPGIAIVITVLGINLFGDALRDAFDVRGEGGAP, encoded by the coding sequence ATGAGCACGGACTACGGCGACGCCGACACGTTCCTCGGCGTCCGTCTCGACCGGTTCGACCGCCTGCGCGAGACCGTCGCCGGCGACTACAAGGCCACCTTCGGGCTGACGACGGTCGTCCTGTTCGTCCTCGCGGCCGTCTTCGCGCCCGAACTCGCACCCTACGACCCGATGGCCCAGGAGTACGCCATCATGCAGGCGCCGTCGCTGTCGACGGCCCACCCGCTCGGTACCGACTCCTTCGGCCGCGATCTGCTCTCGCGGATGATGTACGGCGCGCGGATCAGCCTCGGGGTGAGCCTCGGTGCCGTCACCATCGGCGCCGTCGTCGGCGTCTCCCTCGGCGTCGTCGCCGGCTACTTCGGTGGCTGGGTCGACGACGCCCTGATGCGCTTCGTCGACGTGCTCTGGGCGTTCCCGTGGCTCCTCGTCGCCATCATGCTCGTCGCGGTGTTCGGCCAAGGCGTCTGGAACGTCGTCGCCGCCATCGCCTTCGCGTACATCGACGACTTCGCGCGCCTCGCGCGCGGCGAAGTCCTCTCCATCCGCGAGGAGGAGTACGTCCTCGCGGCGAAAAACGTCGGGCTCGGCGACCTGCAGATCATGACCGAGGAGGTGCTGCCGAACGCGGTGGCGCCGTTGATCGTCCAGTTCACAGTCCTCGTCGCCCGGGCGATGCTCGCGGAAAGCACACTCTCCTTCCTCGGCATCGGCGTCAAACCGACCACGCCGACGTGGGGGGCGCTGCTCGGGCAGGGCCGCAGCCTAATCGGGCAGGCCTGGTGGATCTCCATCATCCCCGGCATCGCCATCGTCATCACGGTGCTCGGCATCAACCTCTTCGGCGACGCGCTCCGCGACGCGTTCGACGTGCGCGGGGAGGGAGGGGCGCCGTGA
- a CDS encoding ABC transporter permease, with protein sequence MGLKRYVAKRTLQALGVVYVVATAVFVAVRSVPGDPARLVLGGNAEPDELAAVRAELGLDQPIHVQYYRWMADLARGDLGDSIYTGQSVATSIVNAAEPTLSIGLVGITIAILVAIPAGVVSATRRDQWEDYVATGVAFLGISMPSFWIGIVLLLTVGTAIPAIPSFGYASISEGIVPWLSHVILPATAVGLPYAGIITRMTRSSMLEVLSEDYMQTARAKGLPPRLILFKHGLQNALMPVVTVAGILFALLLGGIVAVEMVFGVQGFGRLLIRSIERQDFPIVQGSVIVISIIFVFMNLFVDLLYMSINPKIKYGGGA encoded by the coding sequence ATGGGTCTCAAACGGTACGTGGCGAAGCGAACGCTGCAGGCGCTCGGGGTCGTCTACGTAGTGGCGACCGCGGTGTTCGTCGCCGTCCGCTCGGTTCCGGGCGACCCAGCGCGGCTGGTCCTCGGCGGGAACGCCGAACCCGACGAGTTGGCTGCCGTTCGCGCCGAACTCGGTCTCGACCAGCCGATCCACGTCCAGTACTACCGGTGGATGGCGGATCTGGCCCGCGGTGACCTCGGCGACTCTATCTACACCGGGCAGTCGGTGGCCACGAGCATCGTCAACGCCGCCGAACCGACGCTGAGCATCGGCCTCGTCGGCATCACCATCGCAATCCTGGTCGCCATCCCTGCGGGCGTCGTCAGCGCCACTCGCCGCGACCAGTGGGAGGACTACGTCGCCACCGGCGTCGCCTTCCTCGGCATCAGCATGCCCTCTTTCTGGATCGGTATCGTGCTCCTACTCACGGTGGGCACGGCCATCCCGGCCATCCCCTCGTTCGGCTACGCGTCGATCAGCGAGGGCATCGTCCCCTGGCTCTCGCACGTCATCCTGCCCGCGACGGCCGTGGGGCTCCCGTACGCCGGCATCATCACCCGAATGACCCGGTCGTCGATGCTCGAGGTCCTGAGCGAGGACTACATGCAGACCGCCCGCGCGAAGGGACTGCCGCCACGTTTGATCCTGTTCAAACACGGGCTGCAGAACGCGCTCATGCCCGTCGTGACCGTCGCCGGCATCCTCTTTGCGCTCCTGCTGGGCGGCATCGTCGCCGTCGAGATGGTATTCGGGGTGCAGGGCTTCGGCCGCCTGCTCATTCGCTCCATCGAGCGCCAGGACTTCCCCATCGTCCAAGGGTCGGTGATCGTCATCTCGATCATCTTCGTGTTCATGAACCTCTTCGTCGACCTGCTCTACATGTCGATCAACCCGAAGATCAAGTACGGAGGTGGCGCATGA
- a CDS encoding ABC transporter substrate-binding protein: MFDEFDKSDLEGPRIDRRTATKLLAAGGLSGLAGCSGGGDSGGDGGDGGDGGDGGDGGGTESSSSESTSSGGASGGSITAGWNIDQIEYLDPHYVDKGQEIYLQSNIYSGLVKIGSDGSIVGDLANDWTLPDSSTYVFDLKEGATFHNGDPLDAAAVKASFERLMGLDDSPHVSKVSSVESITAEDETTLRISLSETVGPFISFLTRGPGRAGTIVHAEEAQANPDEYNRMPVGSGAFELTERESGEYLQLEAHDGYFGTDSDGNSLPYLDSIRVNLIPEPSTMWTAMRGGEIDYSISIPAENAGQAESMSNLNVVGTNPGAWFCIAPLASNPSEVDFAQFASGSAQITDKWSDQDLPTTDVRVRQAIAMAIDREALVERAFFGYAEPAHSLFNPAISWLYEEEPDPGQYYDPEQAQTLLDEAGYTGDPRMTLTLLGVPGDERRMTVVQEMLSQVGIEVELNVQQSSAYWDNLYSYENALVMYDGYVDIDPWMTMWKQLKTPTEDGSSGAWQANLYSNPDFDALLEQDYGTSDFDERADIMRQAEELFLEDAAWAMTTFPLIPKASTSSLTGVGNQAGLSNFHMASLE, encoded by the coding sequence ATGTTCGACGAGTTCGACAAGTCAGATCTCGAGGGACCACGGATCGACCGGCGTACGGCGACGAAGCTGCTCGCGGCAGGGGGTCTCAGCGGTCTCGCGGGGTGTAGCGGCGGCGGCGACTCGGGCGGTGACGGCGGCGATGGCGGCGACGGCGGCGATGGCGGCGACGGCGGCGGAACCGAGAGTTCCAGTAGCGAATCGACCAGTTCCGGTGGCGCAAGCGGCGGATCGATCACCGCTGGCTGGAACATCGACCAGATCGAGTATCTCGACCCCCACTACGTCGACAAGGGGCAGGAGATCTACCTCCAGTCCAACATCTACAGCGGGCTGGTGAAGATCGGGTCCGACGGATCCATCGTCGGCGACCTCGCCAACGACTGGACGCTCCCCGACAGTTCGACGTACGTGTTCGACCTGAAGGAAGGGGCGACGTTCCACAACGGCGACCCGCTCGACGCCGCCGCGGTGAAGGCGTCGTTCGAGCGGCTGATGGGTCTCGACGATTCGCCACACGTCAGCAAGGTGTCGTCGGTCGAGAGTATCACCGCCGAGGACGAGACGACCCTCCGAATCAGCCTCTCGGAGACGGTCGGCCCGTTCATCTCGTTCCTGACCCGGGGACCGGGGCGGGCCGGTACCATCGTCCACGCCGAGGAGGCACAGGCGAACCCCGACGAGTACAACCGCATGCCGGTCGGGAGCGGGGCGTTCGAACTCACCGAGCGGGAGTCGGGCGAGTACCTGCAGCTGGAGGCCCACGACGGCTACTTCGGCACCGACAGCGACGGAAACTCCCTCCCCTACCTCGACTCGATTCGGGTCAACCTGATCCCGGAGCCGTCGACGATGTGGACGGCGATGCGGGGTGGCGAGATCGACTACTCGATCAGCATTCCGGCCGAGAACGCCGGACAGGCCGAATCGATGAGTAACCTGAACGTCGTCGGCACGAACCCGGGGGCGTGGTTCTGTATCGCGCCACTCGCCAGCAACCCGAGCGAGGTCGACTTCGCCCAGTTCGCCAGCGGGAGCGCTCAGATCACGGACAAGTGGTCGGATCAGGACCTCCCGACGACGGACGTGCGGGTCCGCCAGGCCATCGCCATGGCCATCGACCGCGAAGCGCTCGTCGAACGCGCCTTTTTCGGCTACGCCGAGCCCGCGCACTCCCTGTTCAATCCCGCCATCTCGTGGCTCTACGAGGAGGAGCCCGATCCGGGCCAGTACTACGACCCCGAGCAGGCCCAGACGCTCCTCGACGAGGCCGGATACACCGGCGATCCCCGGATGACCCTCACCCTTCTCGGTGTGCCGGGTGACGAGCGCCGGATGACCGTCGTTCAGGAGATGCTCTCGCAGGTCGGCATCGAGGTGGAACTCAACGTCCAGCAGTCCTCGGCGTACTGGGACAACCTCTACAGCTACGAGAACGCGCTCGTGATGTACGACGGCTACGTCGACATCGACCCCTGGATGACGATGTGGAAGCAGCTGAAGACGCCCACCGAGGACGGGTCGTCCGGCGCGTGGCAGGCGAACCTCTACAGCAACCCCGACTTCGACGCCCTGCTCGAGCAGGACTACGGGACGTCGGACTTCGACGAACGAGCCGACATCATGCGGCAGGCGGAGGAGCTCTTCCTCGAGGACGCCGCGTGGGCGATGACGACGTTCCCGCTCATCCCGAAGGCGAGCACGTCCAGCCTGACTGGTGTCGGGAACCAAGCCGGGCTGAGCAACTTCCACATGGCCTCCCTCGAATAG
- a CDS encoding ASCH domain-containing protein, translating into MADIDPGTLLPNDRMRQQALDGDVTQIHRGQQYADEGDTFSIDGTTFEVVEVADRTLGDMTDADAQAEGARDLDHYKQILERAHDHFEWDDTSEIVKHRFEQRD; encoded by the coding sequence ATGGCCGACATCGACCCCGGCACGCTCCTACCGAACGACCGGATGCGCCAGCAGGCACTCGACGGCGACGTGACACAGATTCATCGCGGGCAACAGTACGCCGACGAGGGCGACACGTTCAGCATCGACGGGACGACGTTCGAAGTCGTCGAGGTGGCCGACCGAACCCTCGGCGACATGACCGACGCCGACGCGCAGGCCGAGGGTGCCCGTGACCTCGACCACTACAAGCAGATTCTGGAGCGCGCCCACGACCACTTCGAGTGGGACGACACCTCCGAAATCGTCAAACACCGCTTCGAGCAGAGGGATTGA
- a CDS encoding sodium:calcium antiporter yields the protein MGTPALDPLLVSQLTLGAVALYTLVTGAGRAIDALLSLAYRYEVPEALIGVTLVAVGTSLPELGAHVTASVGILSGALDYRVTSAVVVGGNMGSSTTQQLLLFGILLFGFGRIDLSTRTLTDAFVPMILGLTLTLVTAWDGTITRVDGLVLLVAFAVYLGYSYARRQPTPVQGVASTNVTADAGTAVVMLLLVLASASILLTVVQDVVAGVVLGGSMVGVLTLGIAASFPELSTVLDGIRRKTPVVAVGTLVGSNIVNPLLGLGLGGAISTYHVPTAVAVWDLPFKIVAAIGLVLYVRYRGGVLQRRVGVWLIGAYFVYVVGRMLLFPGQ from the coding sequence ATGGGTACCCCCGCACTCGACCCGCTCCTGGTCTCCCAGCTCACCCTCGGCGCCGTGGCCCTCTATACGCTCGTCACCGGCGCGGGTCGCGCCATCGACGCCCTGCTCTCGCTCGCGTACCGATACGAGGTACCCGAGGCGCTGATCGGGGTGACGCTCGTCGCCGTCGGCACGAGCCTGCCCGAACTCGGGGCGCACGTCACCGCCTCCGTTGGCATCCTCTCCGGCGCCCTCGACTACCGCGTCACCTCCGCCGTGGTGGTCGGCGGCAACATGGGCTCCTCGACGACCCAGCAACTCCTCCTGTTCGGCATCCTCCTGTTCGGATTCGGCCGGATCGACCTGTCGACGCGGACGCTGACCGACGCCTTCGTGCCCATGATCCTCGGGCTGACGTTGACGCTCGTCACCGCGTGGGACGGGACGATCACCCGGGTCGACGGCCTCGTCCTCCTCGTCGCCTTCGCCGTCTATCTCGGCTACAGCTACGCCCGCCGGCAACCCACGCCCGTCCAGGGAGTCGCGAGCACGAACGTCACCGCCGACGCCGGGACGGCCGTCGTCATGCTTCTGCTCGTCCTCGCGAGCGCGTCCATCCTCCTGACCGTCGTCCAAGACGTCGTCGCCGGCGTCGTCCTCGGCGGGTCGATGGTCGGCGTGCTCACCCTCGGCATCGCCGCCTCCTTTCCCGAACTGAGCACCGTCCTCGACGGCATTCGCCGCAAGACCCCTGTCGTCGCCGTGGGGACCCTCGTCGGCAGCAACATCGTCAACCCGCTACTCGGCCTCGGCCTCGGCGGCGCCATCTCCACGTACCACGTCCCGACGGCCGTCGCCGTCTGGGACCTGCCGTTCAAAATCGTCGCCGCCATCGGCCTCGTCCTCTACGTCCGGTACCGCGGCGGCGTCCTCCAGCGACGCGTCGGCGTCTGGCTCATCGGCGCCTACTTCGTGTACGTCGTGGGGCGGATGCTGCTGTTTCCGGGCCAGTGA
- a CDS encoding winged helix-turn-helix domain-containing protein gives MAGRKPTVSDEEILHVLSESDDPFLTTTEVAEQVDLSQPGMLKRLRDLEDAGYIDNKKAGNSNTWWITDIGRQIYDEEGEKNK, from the coding sequence ATGGCGGGTCGGAAACCGACAGTCTCCGACGAGGAGATTCTACATGTTCTATCAGAATCTGATGATCCGTTTCTCACTACGACCGAAGTCGCGGAGCAGGTTGACCTTTCTCAACCAGGTATGTTGAAGCGGTTGCGAGATCTAGAAGATGCTGGATATATCGACAACAAGAAAGCAGGGAATAGCAACACTTGGTGGATCACGGATATTGGAAGGCAAATATATGATGAGGAGGGGGAGAAAAACAAATGA